A single window of Pieris napi chromosome 8, ilPieNapi1.2, whole genome shotgun sequence DNA harbors:
- the LOC125052074 gene encoding E3 ubiquitin-protein ligase TRAIP: MHLLCTICSDLLNQSENIYVIKCGHLFHYHCINQWISRSKSCPQCRINVTERCMFRLYPTISNDVTVEDVTTLQSRLDDLQLQLRQEKTKCKEKDNQIKEFILNIKKIEDSLQSSEKKLVEKTSAVIALKDQLKYVQIQNKEVHKLKSENEALNKYVKTSTELNKVLNACYDEVEKMIEDYDDIRTLATFATALKRALCDSEKKKNHYRDQAHLLKQKLASEKTRVETLQRNVDHMSINVTPTSHDVPKISKFEIRAEPEIADSKREVVAPVRLVNSIEQSDSPYLSLKQSSLPLTALQRRPNQQLLDKNLKPSEFALFNSIKMTCQNFKEKEKGSIFHKKEKPEVNLLKENVTDMNTSYDGLGGHSKLDIFPQPSTSNMTRIPKLSVKHKLKRPNSQDVNEVQINKYFKKV, translated from the exons ATGCACCTACTATGTACAATCTGCAGTGATTTATTAAACCAATCTGAAAATATCTATGTTATCAAGTGTGGTCATTTGTTTCACTATCACTGTATAAATCAATGGATAAGCAG aTCGAAATCATGTCCTCAATGTCGCATCAATGTAACAGAAAGGTGCATGTTCAGGCTTTATCCAACCATTTCAAATGATGTTACTGTTGAAGATGTTACAACATTGCAGTCAAGGCTGGATGATTTACAACTGCAATTACgacaagaaaaaacaaaatgcaaAGAGAAAGataatcaaattaaagaatttattcttaatataaaaaagataga AGATTCGCTGCAAAGTTCCGAAAAAAAGTTGGTTGAAAAAACATCTGCTGTTATAGCTTTGAAAGaccaattaaaatatgtccaaatacaaaataaagagGTTCACAAACTTAAGTCGGAAAATGAAGCACTCAATAAATATGTCAAGACTTCAACTGA ACTAAACAAAGTATTGAATGCGTGTTACGATGAGGTGGAAAAAATGATAGAAGATTACGACGATATACGGACTTTAGCCACATTTGCAACGGCATTAAAACG TGCTTTATGTGATTCAGAGAAGAAGAAAAACCATTATCGCGATCAAGCACACCTGTTAAAGCAAAAGTTGGCAAGTGAAAAGACTAGAGTGGAAACTCTTCAAAGAAATGTAGA cCATATGTCAATCAATGTTACGCCGACGTCACACGATGTACCAAAAATCTCGAAATTCGAAATTAGAGCAGAACCCGAGATTGCTGATAGCAAACGTGAA GTTGTGGCTCCAGTACGTTTGGTGAATTCAATAGAACAATCGGACTCACCATACTTATCGTTGAAGCAAAGTAGCCTTCCCTTAACCGCACTACAACGGAGACCGAATCAACAATTACTTGATAAAAATCTTAAG CCGTCAGAATTTGCACTATTCAACTCTATAAAAATGACCTGCCAAAACTTCAAAGAAAAAGAGAAAGGTAGCATTTTCCACAAAAAGGAAAAGCCAGaagtaaatttattgaaagaaaATGTAACCGATATGAACACTTCATATGATGGACTTGGTGGTCATTCTAAACTGGACATATTTCCACAGCCAAGTACAAGTAATATGACGCGCATTCCCAAGCTTTCTGTGAAACACAAGCTAAAACGACCCAATAGTCAAGACGTAAACGAGgtacaaatcaataaatacttCAAAAAGGTGTAA